From one Leguminivora glycinivorella isolate SPB_JAAS2020 chromosome 5, LegGlyc_1.1, whole genome shotgun sequence genomic stretch:
- the LOC125226157 gene encoding uncharacterized protein LOC125226157 has protein sequence MSFQLFCSIITLATWNYGVLGLFNKDVVCILDRDEEPVCKALRRNNVEKIPTDDFTPVYDPYIPRSNVKLYNCTETECKSLKLESISQITSPTMFLQSCFLKSPEKYECEKIRYNYLKNIDKLLFLSNTIPDKQFYMVDCLVYKKGERICHSKTSPDTHVKLIDAGNTANPNKSGILSQDEFICQQSSEGEVLCDLNPYIPFPMGLRFKEVPSIVPEILLKTTTFFVTLKLKCWKPWCGYQGLVLRTRRQFPYRPPGGDIYRCFYAKRQQICKKISNIYEERGSMVDE, from the exons ATGAGTTTCCAATTGTTTTGTTCCATTATCACTCTTGCTACTTGGAACTATGGAGTTTTGGGG CTCTTTAACAAGGACGTTGTTTGCATTTTGGATAGG GACGAAGAACCTGTGTGCAAAGCCCTTCGAAGAAATAATGTTGAAAAAATCCCAACGGATGATTTCACTCCAGTATATGACCCTTACATACCAAGATCCAACGTAAAATTATACAATTGCACCGAAACAGAGTGCAAATCATTAAAATTGGAATCTATATCTCAGATTACGTCTCCCACCATGTTCCTTCAGTCTTGCTTCTTGAAATCACCTGAGAAGTACGAATGCGAGAAAATAAGATAcaactatttaaaaaatatcgaCAAATTACTTTTCTTGTCGAATACTATACCAGACAAACAATTTTACATGGTGGATTGCTTGGTTTATAAGAAGGGAGAACGAATCTGTCACAGCAAAACCAGTCCTGATACTCATGTTAAATTAATCGACGCTGGGAATACTGCGAACCCCAATAAGTCTGGCATACTGTCACAAGACGAATTTATATGCCAACAGAGCTCAGAAGGAGAAGTCCTCTGTGATCTCAACCCTTACATACCGTTTCCCATGGGCCTTAGATTCAAAGAAGTCCCAAGCATTGTTCCCGAAATTCTTTTAAAGACTACGACATTTTTCGTCACCCTCAAACTGAAGTGTTGGAAGCCTTGGTGTGGATACCAAGGCCTAGTGTTACGTACAAGAAGACAATTTCCTTACAGACCTCCCGGAGGCGATATTTACCGTTGTTTTTATGCTAAAAGACAACAGATTTGCAAGAAAATTTCAAACATTTATGAAGAGCGAGGGTCCATGGTGGACGAGTAA